One Pseudorasbora parva isolate DD20220531a chromosome 4, ASM2467924v1, whole genome shotgun sequence genomic region harbors:
- the pld6 gene encoding mitochondrial cardiolipin hydrolase isoform X1, producing the protein MCCHLISADMSKQMSFKELMKVLGLGAVAFVLGVDWLKRRLRVSRGPLKEVLFFPAPHVCVEHLFSRNRCLPCACPLPHGDETSFSRLLEHLLSARRSLDLCVFSFSHMELSRAILLLHKQGVIVRVVTDRDYMTITGSQIGTLRKAGICVRHEMSTAVHMHHKFALVDGKKLITGSLNWTLTAVQSNKENVMVTEEPELVQPYKQEFQKLWEANNPANHKPQTTNGLISK; encoded by the exons ATGTGCTGTCACTTGATTTCGGCAGACATGTCCAAACAG ATGTCATTTAAAGAGCTGATGAAAGTGTTAGGGCTGGGAGCCGTAGCTTTTGTTCTGGGGGTGGACTGGCTGAAGCGGCGTCTGAGAGTCTCTCGTGGGCCCCTGAAAGAAGTCCTGTTCTTTCCTGCACCCCATGTCTGTGTCGAACACCTGTTCTCACGCAATAGATGTTTACCCTG TGCATGTCCCCTTCCGCATGGCGATGAGACGTCCTTCTCCAGGCTCCTCGAGCATCTCCTGTCCGCGCGTAGGTCACTGGACCTGTGTGTATTCTCCTTCTCTCACATGGAGCTGAGTAGGGCGATTCTCCTCCTGCACAAACAGGGGGTCATTGTACGAGTTGTTACGGACAGAGACTACATGACCATCACTGGATCTCAGATCGGCACCCTCCGTAAGGcag GCATCTGTGTGAGGCACGAGATGAGCACAGCTGTTCATATGCACCATAAGTTTGCATTAGTGGATGGCAAGAAATTGATCACTGGCTCCCTCAACTGGACCCTAACAGCAGTCCAGAGCAACAAAGAAAACGTCATGGTCACCGAGGAGCCGGAGCTCGTACAGCCCTATAAGCAGGAGTTCCAGAAGCTGTGGGAGGCCAATAATCCAGCCAATCACAAACCTCAAACCACAAACGGGCTGATAAGCAAATAG
- the rab3da gene encoding RAB3D, member RAS oncogene family, a — MASANDTRPQTQVQKDVADQNFDYMFKLLIIGNSSVGKTSFLFRYADDSFTSAFVSTVGIDFKVKTVYRNEKRVKLQIWDTAGQERYRTITTAYYRGAMGFLLMYDITNQESFYAVQDWATQIKTYSWDNAQVILVGNKCDLEDDRLVAREDGQRLANELGFQFFEASAKDNINVKQVFERLVDIICDKMNESLDGDPSILTNHKGPSLQDTPPDGQSGCGC, encoded by the exons ATGGCGTCGGCTAATGATACCCGTCCTCAGACGCAGGTGCAGAAGGACGTGGCCGATCAGAATTTTGACTACATGTTCAAGCTCCTCATCATTGGCAACAGCAGCGTTGGAAAAACGAGTTTTCTGTTCCGTTACGCCGACGACTCCTTCACCTCTGCGTTCGTCAGCACAGTCGGCATCGACTTCAAAGTCAAAACGGTTTACCGCAATGAGAAAAGGGTCAAACTGCAGATATGG GACACAGCAGGACAGGAGAGGTACCGAACCATAACCACAGCGTACTACAGAGGGGCCATGGGCTTTCTACTGATGTATGACATCACTAACCAAGAATCCTTCTACGCCGTGCAGGACTG ggCAACTCAGATTAAAACATACTCATGGGACAATGCTCAGGTGATTCTGGTGGGGAACAAATGTGATCTGGAGGACGACAGACTGGTGGCCAGAGAGGACGGGCAGAGACTGGCTAATGAGCTAG GCTTCCAGTTTTTCGAGGCAAGTGCCAAGGATAACATTAATGTCAAGCAGGTGTTTGAGCGGCTGGTCGACATCATCTGTGACAAAATGAACGAGAGTTTGGACGGAGACCCCAGCATCTTAACCAATCACAAAGGCCCGAGTCTGCAAGACACGCCCCCTGATGGACAGAGCGGCTGTGGATGTTAA
- the pld6 gene encoding mitochondrial cardiolipin hydrolase isoform X2 produces MSFKELMKVLGLGAVAFVLGVDWLKRRLRVSRGPLKEVLFFPAPHVCVEHLFSRNRCLPCACPLPHGDETSFSRLLEHLLSARRSLDLCVFSFSHMELSRAILLLHKQGVIVRVVTDRDYMTITGSQIGTLRKAGICVRHEMSTAVHMHHKFALVDGKKLITGSLNWTLTAVQSNKENVMVTEEPELVQPYKQEFQKLWEANNPANHKPQTTNGLISK; encoded by the exons ATGTCATTTAAAGAGCTGATGAAAGTGTTAGGGCTGGGAGCCGTAGCTTTTGTTCTGGGGGTGGACTGGCTGAAGCGGCGTCTGAGAGTCTCTCGTGGGCCCCTGAAAGAAGTCCTGTTCTTTCCTGCACCCCATGTCTGTGTCGAACACCTGTTCTCACGCAATAGATGTTTACCCTG TGCATGTCCCCTTCCGCATGGCGATGAGACGTCCTTCTCCAGGCTCCTCGAGCATCTCCTGTCCGCGCGTAGGTCACTGGACCTGTGTGTATTCTCCTTCTCTCACATGGAGCTGAGTAGGGCGATTCTCCTCCTGCACAAACAGGGGGTCATTGTACGAGTTGTTACGGACAGAGACTACATGACCATCACTGGATCTCAGATCGGCACCCTCCGTAAGGcag GCATCTGTGTGAGGCACGAGATGAGCACAGCTGTTCATATGCACCATAAGTTTGCATTAGTGGATGGCAAGAAATTGATCACTGGCTCCCTCAACTGGACCCTAACAGCAGTCCAGAGCAACAAAGAAAACGTCATGGTCACCGAGGAGCCGGAGCTCGTACAGCCCTATAAGCAGGAGTTCCAGAAGCTGTGGGAGGCCAATAATCCAGCCAATCACAAACCTCAAACCACAAACGGGCTGATAAGCAAATAG
- the cnn1a gene encoding calponin 1, basic, smooth muscle, a yields MESNSCIPGASTGLNSTAETMSTQFSKGPTFGLSADVRNKLAQKYDPQTEEALRTWIHEVTGRAIPGDFMQGLKDGVILCELINKLQPGSVPKVNHSSLNWHQLENITQFVRAIGEYGLKPHDIFEANDLFEDMNHTQVQCTLITLAGVAKTKGFYTKSDIGVKYAEKKQRKFNPGQMKEGESIITQQMGSNKFASQKGMTSYGTRRHLYDPNIGMEKPTDRSTINLQMGTNKCASMAGMFALGTARQVTEKNVNLDPVDMTTVSLQMGTNKVASQSGLTPMGGSRLVYDRKYCAKPNEQDGMDFLN; encoded by the exons ATGGAGTCGAACTCCTGCATCCCAGGAGCATCTACAGGACTCAACTCTACAGCCGAGACCATGAGCACTCAGTTCAGCAAAGGACCCACTTTCGGACTCTCAGCTGATGTCAGGAATAAG CTGGCACAGAAGTATGACCCTCAGACGGAGGAAGCCCTGAGGACGTGGATCCACGAGGTCACAGGTCGAGCGATTCCTGGCGATTTCATGCAGGGACTAAAGGACGGTGTGATCCTGTGCGA GTTGATCAACAAACTCCAACCTGGATCCGTTCCGAAGGTCAATCATTCATCCCTGAACTGGCACCAG TTGGAGAATATCACTCAATTTGTGCGAGCCATTGGTGAATACGGCCTGAAACCACATGACATCTTTGAGGCCAACGACCTTTTTGAGGACATGAACCACACCCAGGTCCAGTGTACCCTCATCACTTTGGCTGGAGTG GCCAAGACTAAAGGCTTCTACACAAAAAGTGACATCGGTGTGAAGTATGCAGAAAAAAAGCAAAGGAAATTCAATCCTGGCCAGATGAAAGAAGGGGAAAGCATTATCACTCAACAG ATGGGCTCCAATAAATTTGCCAGCCAAAAGGGCATGACCTCTTATGGAACCAGACGGCATCTCTACGATCCCAATATAGGCATGGAGAAACCCACGGATCGATCAACTATAAACCTCCAAATGGGCACAAACAAATGTGCCAGTATG GCTGGAATGTTTGCCCTTGGTACGGCAAGACAAGTGACAGAGAAGAACGTGAATCTAGACCCGGTGGACATGACAACAGTGTCTCTGCAGATGGGAACCAACAAAGTGGCGTCCCAGAGCGGCCTCACTCCAATGGGAGGCTCTCGTCTAGTGTACGACCGCAAATACTGCGCCAAGCCTAATGAGCAAGACGGCATGGATTTCCTTAATTAA